TGTTCCTGTCGATCATCATGGTGGTCGCCTATCACAAGGTGAACCAGTACGGCGAGGATATCGCCGCGCTTGGCCGGCTCGACCCGTTCCTTGCGCTGTGGGGGCCGTTCCTGCTGTTTGCCGCGCTGATCGGGTGGATGTACTGGCGCGTGGCGCATGTCCCCGGCGGACAGGCGATCGGGGCGCTGGAAATCTGGTTCGACAAGGTCGCAAAGCGCATCGGGCGGCTGTTCCGCCGACGGCGGCTCAAGATCGACCTCGCGGCCGCCGAATAGCAGGAACCCATGCAGCTCGACTTCTTTCCCTCGCGCACGCTGACGCTGTATCTGGCGAAGCTCTTTGCCGTGCGCATCGCGGCCATGCTGTTCGTGCTGGTGCTGGTGCTGATGATGCTCGACCTGCTTTCGAGCAGCGGCGAAATCCTCGCCGTTCCGGGTAACGGGCAGGGCGAATTGCTGACCTATGCGGGGCTGCGGATACCGCAGCTGATCTCGCGCTTCCTGCCCTATTCTGTGCTGCTGGCAACGCTGATCACGCTGGTGACGCTCAACCAGAACAGCGAGGTCATCGCGATGAAGGCGGCGGGGCTGTCCGCGCACCAGGTGCTGGCGCCGCTATTGCTGACCGCGGGGATCGTCTCGCTGGTCACCTTCGGCTTCAACGAACGCGTGGTTACCCGCGCCACCGCAACGCTCAAGGCGTGGGAAGCGGTCGATTTCGGCCCCATCCCGACCGACAGCCGGGTGCGGACCAATATCTATCTGACCGATAACGGCAATATCCTCACCGCCGCCTATCTTGCCGGTACGGGAGACGCGATCGCGATGCGCAAGGTCACCTGGTACCAGCGCAATGCCGAGGGGATGATCGTCGAACAGGTGCAGGCCGATACCGCGCGCTATGCCCGCCCCGGCTGGCAGCTCGAGGGGATCACCCGCTTCAGCGTGCAGAATGCGGTGACCGAACGGCCCTCCACCATGGTGGTGGGCGAAGGACTGACCCCCGACCAGATCGACCTCGCCAAGATCGACCCCGATACCGAACCCTTCTGGACGCTGACCCAGTCGATCGCCGAATTCGAGCGCGCGGGGCGGCGGACTTCCGAATTGCGCGCCAAGTGGTGGCACAAGATTTCAGGGCCGCTGTCGGCCTTCCT
This genomic window from Qipengyuania sp. HL-TH1 contains:
- the lptG gene encoding LPS export ABC transporter permease LptG — its product is MQLDFFPSRTLTLYLAKLFAVRIAAMLFVLVLVLMMLDLLSSSGEILAVPGNGQGELLTYAGLRIPQLISRFLPYSVLLATLITLVTLNQNSEVIAMKAAGLSAHQVLAPLLLTAGIVSLVTFGFNERVVTRATATLKAWEAVDFGPIPTDSRVRTNIYLTDNGNILTAAYLAGTGDAIAMRKVTWYQRNAEGMIVEQVQADTARYARPGWQLEGITRFSVQNAVTERPSTMVVGEGLTPDQIDLAKIDPDTEPFWTLTQSIAEFERAGRRTSELRAKWWHKISGPLSAFLMPLLGAVAAFGLARSGQLFVRAVIGMALGFAYFVIDNAALAMGSFGGYPPSLAAWAPFFLFLLIGETVLIRTEE